A single window of Crassostrea angulata isolate pt1a10 chromosome 8, ASM2561291v2, whole genome shotgun sequence DNA harbors:
- the LOC128157798 gene encoding uncharacterized protein LOC128157798, whose protein sequence is MQKHGCILFVMELLSMLEHFCSMVGEIFFSELTINDMEGQGTVSCQEFGQFIGNTVVQVQIRLDPERICSYPTKRATVYNLVNDTDSVDQIESIQDRNNLHEMPTEITFRDHHFDTQLRKRVCGKSKEGTVLRAKFVTEGISGCSLGKSTL, encoded by the exons ATGCAAAAACATGGCTGTATTCTTTTTGTCATGGAGTTACTTTCAATGTTAGAGCATTTTTGCAGTATGGTTGGGGAAATATTTTTCTCTGAGCTGACCATAAATGATATGGAAGGACAGGGAACAGTTTCTTGTCAAGAGTTTGGCCAATTCATCGGAAATACAGTAGTACAAGTTCAGATACGATTAGATCCAGAAAG GATATGTTCTTATCCTACTAAGAGGGCTACAGTCTACAATTTGGTTAACGATACTGACTCTGTAGATCAGATCGAAAGCATTCAAGACAGAAACAATTTGCATGAAATGCCAACAGAAATTACATTCAG aGATCATCATTTTGATACACAACTTCGGAAACGCGTTTGTGGAAAGAGTAAGGAGGGAACAGTTCTGAGAGCGAAATTCGTTACAGAAGGGATCTCTGGGTGTTCGCTGGGAAAAAGCACGTTGTGA